The sequence GGCGGTGAGTTCCGCCTGCACGTGCGCGCCGGGCAGGTCATCGCGGCGAACACCAACGTTCGCAGCGACCTGAAGGCGGACGCGAAGCCCACCATCTCCTCCGAGGAGGCGGTGTCTTCCGCGGGCTCTGACCGCGAGGCGCTCGAGGGTTTCGTCACCAGCCCCGACACCCAGCTGGTCTACTTCCGCGACGGCGACGAGCTTCGCCTGATGTACAAGGTCCTCCAGACGGGCGAGAAGGCGGACGGCACCCCCGTTCGCGACATCCTCCTGGTGGACGCCCGCACTGGCGACGTGCAGCTGCGCATCCCGCAGATCAAGGAAGTGCTTGCCCGCCGGATGCACAACGGCAACAACACCAGCACGCTGCCCGGCACGGTGGTGCGCACCGAGGGCCAGGCTCCCGTGGCCGACCCGGTGGTCAACACCAACTACAACCACCTGGGCACCGTCTACAGCTGCTACAACACGCTGTTCGGTCGTGACTCCATCAACAACGCGGGCGCGCTGCTCATCAGCACCGTGCACCACCGCGTGAACTACGTGAACGCCTTCTGGGACGGTACCCAGATGGTGTACGGCGATGGCGACGGCGTGAACGCCAGCAACCTGGCGAACTCGCTGGACGTGACGGCGCACGAGCTGACGCACGCCGTGACGGAGAACGAGTCGGACCTCATCTACTCGGGTGAGTCCGGCGGCCTCAACGAGTCGCTGTCCGACATCTTCGGCGCGGTCTGCGAGTGGTACGGCGACGGCCGTGGCCCCATCTCGCCCCGCTACTGGATTGTGGGCGACGACGTCTGGACGCCGAGCATCCCGAACGACGGCCTGCGCTACATGAACAACCCCACGCTGGACGGGGACTCGCTCGACTACTACCCGGACTACTCGTCGGGCGTGGACGTGCACTACAGCTCGGGTATCTCCAACCTGGCGTTCTACCTGCTGTCCGAGGGTGGCACGCACCCGCGCGGCAAGCGTCCGGACGTCGTGACGGGCATCGGCATCGAGAAGGCCGCTCGCATCTTCTACAAGGCGAACGCGGACCTGCTCCTGCCGTCGTCCAACTTCGAGGCCGCGAAGACGGCCACCGAGCAGGCGGCGGCGCAGCTCGGCTACGACGCGGCGACCATCGCCTCTGTGACGAGCGCGTGGAAGGCCGTCGGCGTGGGCGTGCCGATTCCTCCTCCGCCGACGGACCCGCTCGAGAAGGACGTGCCGATTACCGGCATCTCCGGCACCAGCGGCTCGCAGAAGTTCTTCAAGGTGACCGTCCCCGAGGGTGCGTACGACCTGACCTTCACGCTGGCGGGTGGCACGGGTGACGCGGACCTGTACGTCCGTTACAACAACGCGCCCACGACGACCTCGTACGACTGCCGTCCGTACCGCTCGGGCAACAGCGAGACGTGCTCCTTCGCGGCTCCGTCGCACGGCGACTGGTACGTGATGCTGCGCGGCTTCAGCGCCTACTCCAACACCTCGCTGACGGTGACCTGGAAGGGTGGCTACATCCCGGTGACCAGCGGCGTGCCGTACAAGTACTTCAGCGGCGCGCAGGGCTCGTCCACGGTGTTCACCATCGTGGTGCCGGAGCGCAAGCCGGGCAGCGGCAAGAACAGCCTCTACGTCCAGACGGGCGAGGGCTACGGCAACCCCGACGTGTACGTGAAGCTCGGCTCCGCCCCGACGAAGTCCGACTACGACTGCCGCAGCGTGAAGGAGCACATGTCCGAGACGTGCAACCTCCTGAACGTGCCGGCGGGCAAGTACTACATCGAGGTCTTCGGCGCGAAGGGCGGCTACGAGGACATCGCCTTCATCGCTTCGTTCCTCCAGTAGTCACCAGGTCCGAAGTGCCGGCGCGGTGAAGACCGCGCCGGTTGGAGCCCCGGGTCATCCGCTTCGCGCGGGTGCCCGGGGCTTCGGCGTTTCAGGGCCCGCGGGCCTCAGTGCGGCCGGACGGCGGGGCCGGGGAGGATTTCGCGCATGAAGCGCTCCAGGCCTCCGCCGCCCCGGTGCTTCCACTGCATGGGGTAGCCGAGCGACACCTCCTCGAAGCGCACGCCGTCGCGCCACAGCGTCGCGGGCATGTGCAGGTGTCCGGAGACCACCACGTCCGCGCGGAAGCGCGTGTGCCAGTCCTCCGTGCGCTTCGTGCCGCACCAGATGGAGAAGCGGGGGATGCGCGGCAGCCGCACGTGCTCGTAGCGCAGCGGGTAGTGGTTGATGAGCACCGTCCGGCAATCCGCCGGCAGCGCCTGCAGGCGCGCCAGCGTGGACTCCACACGCGCGGCGCACCACGCGGCCCGGCTGAGGTAGGGCTCCGGATGCAGGAGCACCTCGTCCGTGCACAGCAGGTCCTCCTCCCACGCCCACTCCAGCGCCTTCTCCGCCGGCACGTGGTCCGGACGGAACGAGTAGTCGTAGCCCAGGAACATGGGCACCAGGACGCGCGCGGGCCCCTCACCGGGCCAGCGCGGGTAGGGGTCCTCCGGCGTGAGCGCGCCGTAGCTGCGGCACAGCGCCACCAGCCGCTGGTAGCGCGCCTCGCCCCGCAGGGCCGGCTGCTCCGAGGGCATCGTCCACAGCTCGTGGTTGCCCGGCACCCAGAGCACCTGCCGGAAGCGCTCGGTGAGGGTGCGCAGCATCAATTCCATCTCCGCCAGCGTCTCGCCCACGTCGCCCGCGACGATGAGCCAGTCCTCTGGATGCGCGGGCATGGCCAGGAGGGCCTGCTTGTTGTCCGGGTGACGCAGGTGCAAGTCACTGATGGCGTAGAGCTTCATGGCGCGGAACCCGGCACCTTACCCCGCGCCAGCGCGCCCGTCGTCCCCGGCCTCGTCCCCCCGCGTTGTCGTGGGACTGGAGCACCGTGAAGCGAAGCAGCCTTCCGCCCCGCACCGCTGACGTGGGCCCGTCCCACCTGTCGCGTCCTCCGTGAGCAGGACGACGTGGTCATCGAGGATGCGCACAGGGGAGCACGCCGACCTGACGTCCCAGGTCGTTTGCAATTGAGGTGATGCTTCAGGCCGGACTGGCCACCGCGCCCGCGCACAGCGAGCGCAGGAGCGCGTGGAGCTCGGAGGGCGGCGCGGCGCGGTCCATCCAGGTGATTCCGAGCGCGCGCAGCGACAGCGGAGGCAGCGCCGCGTGCAGCGCGCAGAGGGTGCGTGGGTAGCGCGCGCGCACCTGCTCCAACAGGTTCAGTCCGTCACCATCTGGCAGCAATGCACTGCTCACCACGACGGCGGGAGGTTCTTCTGTCACGAGGGCGAGCGCCTCCGCCACGCCACGCGCGAAGCGCTTGCAGCCTGGCAAATCCCTCACCAGACGCCGCAGCGCCGCGAGCGAGCGCGGGTCTTCGTCCACGAACAGGAAGGTCAACATGGTCTTCACATCCACTGCTGCGTGACCCGTGAGGTCG comes from Pyxidicoccus parkwaysis and encodes:
- a CDS encoding metallophosphoesterase family protein, with protein sequence MKLYAISDLHLRHPDNKQALLAMPAHPEDWLIVAGDVGETLAEMELMLRTLTERFRQVLWVPGNHELWTMPSEQPALRGEARYQRLVALCRSYGALTPEDPYPRWPGEGPARVLVPMFLGYDYSFRPDHVPAEKALEWAWEEDLLCTDEVLLHPEPYLSRAAWCAARVESTLARLQALPADCRTVLINHYPLRYEHVRLPRIPRFSIWCGTKRTEDWHTRFRADVVVSGHLHMPATLWRDGVRFEEVSLGYPMQWKHRGGGGLERFMREILPGPAVRPH
- a CDS encoding M4 family metallopeptidase — protein: MVQNKRVRGALGIAALSVVVGCNESTPAPEANKPAEAAHTAALENGQNIVAKDAAGIPQFITGNLAPAPEIPAEGASSLTRDALASVVASVAPQFHLAPADLVFKKGYTDAQGDSHFRYDVVRNDIAVFGGEFRLHVRAGQVIAANTNVRSDLKADAKPTISSEEAVSSAGSDREALEGFVTSPDTQLVYFRDGDELRLMYKVLQTGEKADGTPVRDILLVDARTGDVQLRIPQIKEVLARRMHNGNNTSTLPGTVVRTEGQAPVADPVVNTNYNHLGTVYSCYNTLFGRDSINNAGALLISTVHHRVNYVNAFWDGTQMVYGDGDGVNASNLANSLDVTAHELTHAVTENESDLIYSGESGGLNESLSDIFGAVCEWYGDGRGPISPRYWIVGDDVWTPSIPNDGLRYMNNPTLDGDSLDYYPDYSSGVDVHYSSGISNLAFYLLSEGGTHPRGKRPDVVTGIGIEKAARIFYKANADLLLPSSNFEAAKTATEQAAAQLGYDAATIASVTSAWKAVGVGVPIPPPPTDPLEKDVPITGISGTSGSQKFFKVTVPEGAYDLTFTLAGGTGDADLYVRYNNAPTTTSYDCRPYRSGNSETCSFAAPSHGDWYVMLRGFSAYSNTSLTVTWKGGYIPVTSGVPYKYFSGAQGSSTVFTIVVPERKPGSGKNSLYVQTGEGYGNPDVYVKLGSAPTKSDYDCRSVKEHMSETCNLLNVPAGKYYIEVFGAKGGYEDIAFIASFLQ
- a CDS encoding response regulator; this translates as MLTFLFVDEDPRSLAALRRLVRDLPGCKRFARGVAEALALVTEEPPAVVVSSALLPDGDGLNLLEQVRARYPRTLCALHAALPPLSLRALGITWMDRAAPPSELHALLRSLCAGAVASPA